One Eurosta solidaginis isolate ZX-2024a chromosome 1, ASM4086904v1, whole genome shotgun sequence genomic window, tataccaaagAAGCCGCAATGGCAAAGTTAGCAGCATCCGAAGCAGCAACTTTCTGCGCGCATCAATGTATACAAGTGTTGGGAGGGATGGGTTATGTCAGTGATATGGCCGCAGAACGTTATTATCGTGATGCACGCATTACAGAAATATACGAAGGTACATCTGAAATTCAACGATTAGTAATAGCGGGCCAAGTACTGAAGGAGCTTGCTGTGAATTAAGTGCCaaagttttgcatttttttgtattattgcatataataaacaactttttataattttacacATACATATCTCAAATGAATTCGTTTCTCATCTACGCGAGCGCAGCAGAAATGATTCAATTCGATTTTAATCATGATGCTTACATGGTCAAAGAGAGCAGAGGGTGTATACATTTTCGGCAGTGTGGTATAGCAAATGTTATTCACATGTTTGGCTCCGTGAAAGTAACCGTATGGAAAAGAACTCGTAAGGCTCGGCATTTTTGATGCTGAGGCTCAGTTTTCCTTTCCGCATTTGATCTATTGTTAAAGCCTATTTCAATGCAACAATGCCACTGTGttcatttacataaaattttactgctcatcgCAGCTAAAAGGGCCAAAAGAGAGCAGGTTTACACTCTAGTTAACTTGAACTAACACTGAAAACCCAATTTTTTTGAGTTGTAGTTTTCGGAAATAGTTTTGTTCATTTCTGAAAAACAGCTGGAAAAGGTTTACTAATTAGAAATGtcaacaataataacaaataaGTTAATTAGAAAACAAGGGCATATGATAACCTCTAAAATTACAGCGACAAAACTAAAGTAGTATCAGACCTTTATCATAATCGCTtagtttttcctaatttttttagtttatcaaATTCCATAATTTGGGGGTGAAATTTCCTTTAATAAATATATTCTATCTCGATTTTCAAGAAATGCATTTTCAAGTCCCATCATCAGTAAATAGTCCAAATCATCATTTGTCAAATTGTAAATCTGCTGCGCTAATGCAAACTCTTTTGACAAAGTTGTATCAAAAACTCCACAATCGTCGGTGCACAATATCACAGGTGCTACTTTGGAATTAAAAATATGCTTAAAATGGTGATCCTCGTAGCCGTTTACAGTGCGACATTTAACATTGCTTGTTAAGCAGCATTCGATAGGTATTTTCTTGCTTCCCAATTCCTGCAATTGTGTTTCACTAAGAAATGTACCATGCCCACATCGATCCATGCCAAATTGTATCATTTGGTCAATTTCGCTAGGATTATCAATCTCTCCACAATGTATTGCCAATTTTAAATGGTGTTGTCGTGCTTTCGTAAGCGCTGGCATAAAGTATTCAAATTTGCCAACTTTTGGGTTACCACTAAAATCAATGCCTGTTATAATGTTATCATATTTGGGGAGTAATTCAAGTACTAAGTTAACCGTATCCATTGCCTCAGCAACATCTGCTGCTCTATCGATAGATGGTAAAAGTCTTACAAGTATCTTTTCAGTTTTCATAGATTCTATTATAGTTTCTAAAACGCATACCATATAATCCATTTTAGACATTGCAGCATTTCTTTTAGGAGTTGTGCGTAATTCTAAATAAATTACGTTATCTTTCGCAAAATCTCGTATAACTAGTTCCGTGGCTAATTGTAAGCCTCTTTTGGTGGACGTTAATTCGTGCATTAAAGGAAATTTTGAAAAACAGTGATCAAGGCTATCAACATCAACAAGTCGCTTACATATCGATTCCATTGCTGTAGTATTGGCGCCGTATAGTTTTTTACCCAGCTCCTTGATAGATTCTGTAGACAGCGACCCGTTAAGATGAGCATGTAGTTCAACCTTTCGACGGAGTTTGATATAAGGTAAGTTGACCATTTTAATAGGTATAGACGGGGCTATTTGGTATAAATTAAAATTGCTATGTGGGGACACaaatcaacatttttttacaaattattccTAGAGATGGTGCGATGTCTTTCGACGAATTTCAATCGCTGTCGATTATTTTAGCTTAATATATACCGGTTTGTATAACTGAACTATCAAACGAATAAACTTCAATAGTCCGTATATCAAATGCTCTTCATTTACAGCGGTCGACAGCCTATACATGCTAATACAATGTTGGTAGAGGTGACTAAAGACGCCCCTTTTTTTCgattgattgatttatttatttagtaataatattaccgtaaattattaaaattgacgaggtaataatttacaaaagagccgactgctaatatgcgtccaaaaatatccgCAGAGGTGTCAAACAACGCGCCTTGACTTCAACATCAGTAATCCGGGGCCATTGCTTTAAAGATATTAGCGAAACTCCGAAATCCGGGGTCAGATCCATAGTACTTCTGCGCTgaatacctttctgcattggtagccttcggccgcgtttataaaaaattaccctagcCGGTTCACCAATGGCTTGGGATCAAACGTTAAATCCGTGCTAACTCCCGATCCCGGATCTCGGGGCTCACGAGCCATTCTGTAATCCCGAATTATAATTAATCAAATCCCGGGATTCCTTAAGGAcctcatattacaaatttaaataTCTTTAATCGTTTTTTTAAGTCTAAATTTCAAACCAACCAACGCATTTTTCTACTCGAAGGATCTCGTTGTGTACATTTAGAATTGGAGTATAATTAAAATTTCCCCTACCAATGTGGAATCTAAATTTGCTTTTAAAGTACCGGTTACATGTGTAACAAGTTAGTATCTAGCCTTTGAGTTGTTTCTTTAGATGAATGGGCTGAAGTTTCATATATAAGACATGTGTTAAAGGGTACAccacaaattatttatttttacaaaaacgaaactaattttttctttgtttacaaaatatgtcTTGAATCCGTTTTAAACATAGGactgaaataaaagtttttagtTGAACTACCTGTATTTGTACATGTTACATAATTATTTTTGAACCAAAATTAAAAGGCAGTAGTCCCTGGATGATCCCGGGACAGGTATTTCCAAATCCTGAACAGTTCTTCGGGATTCGATTcctttgttcacaattttttgtttttgtgtacaACATTACAAAGTCCACATCTGGTCCACATCGAAATTgttaacttcaactgcaaatatctcctgaCAGAGCTTAGATTTTTCTTtctcgccttcggattatttttgtcgttgttgttgtagtagtgcttctccccatccaataggtgcgaccgatcacaaattgtcatcaatatcctctaacgagagtccaaggaaacttgctgtttcaacaggggtgtaccataatgaaaggggtcttagaggcgttggttccacattacaattaaagagatggttggtgtcatgtggggacacattgcaagcggggcatacactttgtatgtcggggttgcttCTGCATAGGTAAGAGTgtaaactgttacagtatccagatcgaagttgagctagagtgactcgcgtttctctggggagtatgcgttcctcttccgcaagttttgggtactgttatttgagtactggattcaccgggcaattcctggcataaagttccgacgcctgtttgtggagttcactgaggacctgcttatattttttggcttcataccactgagttctcaggtgccgtatttcctcataatgcttacggagatgactccttaagcccctgggaggtgtttgctcttcaatcagatgtctgttgggatgaccaggtttatgggtattcaacaggaactgtttggttagcatctcatttctctccctgatggagagtattctcgcctcattatgtagatggtgttctggagacataagaagacagcccgtggcgattctgagagcagtattttggcaggcctgtagtttcttccagtgggtagtttttaggcttggcgaccatataggggatgcgtagcacgtaatcggctggctaattgctttgtatgtagtcatgagcgtttctttatcttttccccaggtactgccagcgagggatttgaagattttgttacggctctgaattctcggaacaattgcggctgcgtgctcaccaaaatgtagatcctgatcaaacgtcacacccaagattttgggttgtaggacagtcggtagcgtagtgccattgacgtagatgttcaaaatggtcgacatttgggacctccatgttgtaaataaggtcgcggaagatttagtcggagataatgccaggtttcgcgaggcgaaaaaactggagagatcagggaggtagccgtttattttattgcatagcgcatcgatctatgggcctgggcctgcggttttgatgtttcgtttataaattgcaccgatgcctgccgaccacccagataatttgcggtccaccttttaagacatgggggaaggatagacccttccaggtcttgcggtaacgagccatggttgaccgtatcaaaagcttttgataggtctagcgctacgagtactgttctatggtgggggtattgatttaaaccgcaatttatccgggtgctaatggcatttagcgcggtggtagtgctatggagttttctgaagccatgctgatgaggggctagctgcaaatttgcttggaaataagggagcaaaatggcttcaagcgtctttgccactggcgataggagagatatcggacgatacgtgtgggggcgtctccgtttattgtgcagaacgtcgtttcttctatttgatccgccaacatatcACCCCTACTGTCggccgcaagtttgaatgccatagatcatgatgggcattgaaatcgcctaagataatgcgattgttgccagtgagtaaggccctgatattagggcggtatccactggggcaacaggtggcaggagggatgcagatgttgatgatttctatgtttgcatcgcctgaccggacagataggccttgacgttctaagacattgtccctgcggtcgatgccaggatcaaatatataatattgcacagagtggtgtatgataaacgcgaggccgcctccatttcctctCTCggggtctttcctgtggacattatacccagagcaggtctgcaatgcagatcttgctgtgagtttagtctcttgaatcgcagcaatgcggatgttgtgccgcttcatgaaatcgactatctccgtaatcttcccagttagtccattacagtttaactgcagaattctgaagtgcttaaggggagacgccgccactctggtggtaagtgacgggtgactacgcctgggttgtggaaggccaggacgcaattgctgttgtggccctgggactgggcgtccttgggcaagcattggggtacccggatgatttgggtttgcgacctggcaacatggcgcgatgaaacccgtcgggaggTTGCcgccgcggagaccagaacatctgggaaagtggcaccacccaaggcaggagctgcattggtcggatgtcgcaaacctatatattctgtgctggcagacggtgcaaacggaggtaggaactaagagtctgtttccccgacctgcacgattgctgccggaaaaggggggggagaagacgggggcaggggctgatgctcagcattgctaccaactctactacgaaggtagtagttatgagtggtatcagctgtttgagttgttggcgccgtggggcgcgagcagcagcgggtacttgttgtggcttgctgagctgtggggctgctggaaggtagtgggggggggggggggggcgcttaggcgtagactacgggacgcccttgggcgtgaacagcaaggagccacaaaagatttataaaagttacgtggacgtcgggttttgggatcaagcccagatcaacctgtccgatgcaaccatcccttgcacgagacacactgaacagagcatgaccgtcctaaaaagattcttttccggcagatgcagcaaaaccatttctcaggaccggggtcaggagacggacccggattggattcgatgccttcccggagtaagagagtatggagcagtgctgctgcaaggagctgctgggaggatgacaatttgtgggagggacgaaacaaattaaatggggtcacactgaaatgacagtccttggtcgggaaaaatcccgagtcgctccggtacatagaaccgactgccttgggaagcgatccaAAGCGCGTCATTTGGTAGCCCTCTCGGTTTTTGTGGAATTTTGGATTacttctgtttacaataaaacgtgtgatatatatttctataattcttttatttttccatcacaaacataaattttataaaGCTGCTAACGGCTGCCTACaagtattaacttaggaattacaTAGGCGACCAATCTTAaaccaagtctaaagacccagaTTTATTTGGTGTCACAtaatgtaattaaaaacaaaaaaaaaattgtaatttaatCTCTCTTATACACTTcctgaaatatttatatgaatggggacttttacaattatcaccgggctttgcatgcgtttcatttatgtgctcataaaattgccacatttcatttctttttttcatataatttgctgtcatctttcactcggtattaaaacggatttttactccccgattctgagcgttaccggtaaaagagttcccagaacattatgtaaccgaatatcgttaccagttcttttatccgcgattctggcccaagtggtaacgctgtcatcaccaaaaaactcaccagagtctgtggagaaatttgaaaggtagttttcttcgctttcacggttgccactttggtccgtTTGGATCAAAAATGGTCCATTCCaaacccatttggtccgctggtcccttttcttcaatcccttttaggcagtagccacgattggtacttttctttctttttcactcaggtaaaaatgcgcaatattgcccaaaaattcgccacactttcgttagcccccatataattttgaatttacttcaatggaactctcaccataaaaaattgcccagtcaataaaatgtaccagaacaataacttttcacctaggatataatttatgccaggcattaaaaagaaaagtgttgtcgttagtttttgatgaaataaccgactaatcaaaaaaaactcttgttttataataatattaataacggctagatatttcgatcggttatcaaacactatgtaaaatatatgaaaataaaaattgcttctcgcctagcatagcttatagcgagcactcttccgtgagcctaacactttcaaaacttatacaaagaaattctatgtattacttctcgtttggcacgttgatatttaaatttttctcacccagctcaatgagttcaaggaattccaggactattgtggtgttaagccacgcaaggtaattgaaaactaagtatcttgccacagaaatattttaactcgaagacagaaggaagcaaatgcaaagaagatttgatttcggaagaaatgttttgtataaaattattcccgtaggtactAGCAGAACCACTGAGACCTgcgatcaaaactcacacttactgaatctaggctctgatatgaagtttaaacgttaagggaaaaagtaagcatctataaaaatagcactaacagaattgcctagtttcatttatgatttacttagttttccacatacatagttcggcaacaccagaacatttcttactaaaacctaactacactatacattttatttcattgcaatcaacaacataatgctagaaccaagagctttgtgaccaaaacttggTTCACAACGTTTAGTTGgtggaagacatagacttatcaaaatatagtaccatttttggttgcatccacatatatttgtttgttcagctttaattaaaggaaagtcttcactatgtttagtaaaattttatatggaaatatcctaaaattttgtattttatattaataaaataaaatcgcgggttcgaatcgagctcaaggcctaacaataattattttgtcattattattgttatgataaaatttttcttaattgaaaaaattattaaattagaatagaagaaagaaaaaatttaaacaactgccaaagctcgttgtatagatctattttgggaactgctaaattctttcatcggcaaagtttaggcgccgctgctataaccattcagccatcacagcgcttcaaacaagtccaattttcactttcattctgcaacagatgtcgcagtgttgtgaatatcaattggcaagaaccagaatagaagtataattaatgaagacaaaacaaaaaccgctgtgatggctgaatggttatagcagcggcgcctaagcgttgccgatgaaggaatttagcagttcccgaaatggatctatacaacgagctttggcagttgtctaaattttttttttcttctattctaatttaataatattttcaattaggaaaaaatttatcataacaataataatgataaaataattattgttaggccttgagctcgattcgaacccgcgatcttacaaatcagtaggccgatataacaacaaaaattgttaataaaataaaacaaaaatttggtgctttttttcgatgaattttggtcccaaattaaAACATGATGTGGCAAAGGTGTTCGCTTtgtcgaaaatgtctcacttgtagaaacgaggttaacgaataaacgggacgatgtgtatatgcatattatgcatgataagtttctgcataggtatattgtaatttattctgtgaaagtacataatgtaaacaaatatgtatagcaagaggcaacacttttctactattatctttacttatttgcgcttacaattctttatttttcacttttgcctttttctaaacaacagctgttgtgtggtcatttcgatgtaaccacctacttttgtgggtaaaaaaattatccagctactttcgcgggtagaatactaaaagggtgtaaaagttgctacatgatttcgttaccgtggtgaagaatgttgttaccacactagaatcggggcgttaataaaggaaatgaaggaaaatcgccaatcaccgATATATGTGGATAGCAAAGGCTATCACTATTAGCGATTTTTCCTTCGCGGCGATGCAATcgccgatagtgaaatatcgttcatcactagtGTACAGTTTGagtaaaaataaatacatatacgcAAAAATTAGCAATTTACGAAGGCATTTTTTGAAAAGTTTGCGGAAGTCAGAATGGCAGATTTGTGTCGGTTATGCGCTGCTgtttataaaaaagaaatgcTCGATACTATTACTATTAATATGTGCCAAAAGTTAAGTGAATGTCTTGGAATTGAAATATGTCAACCTGGCGATGAACTACCAAAACGTGCCTGTAAAAGATGTGCGACAAGATTACAAGATACATACGAGTTCTTCCACAGAATTAAAGAATCGCAGGAGTCGTTAAACTTACTATACGGTGTATCGAATGATAGCTCAACTGATGAAACCAATAGATTAAACAAAAATCAGTTTTCTATCATTGACCGGGTAAGTGACGTTGCAGTTGAAACGTCCGATCAAGAAATTATTTTGAGCGATACCGCTGATTTTGTGTTAGAGGGAAATGTAGCAGCACAAAATGAGAACTCTGACGAAGTTAATTGTGAATTATATCGAGTAATGAAATCTGATGAGGATAATTTGATTGAAAGCTTTATCATACAAAATGAATCCAACAACGGCGAAGAACTTCTTAGCGAGCAAGATGACGATAATGAagtaattgaaacacatatttttAAAGATGACGGTGAAACACTACTGGAAAGTTATCAAAATTACGAGGAGTATGAAGGTACCGATATAGGAATGCCTGATAATTCCGAAACGGCAGTCATTCAAATTATACCTCAAAGTCAGACTGCTACAAAGGATCCCCAGGTAGGCATACCGAAACATAGGTATCTACATCTATGTAAATTAAAATGCAATATACtatgttaaaaaatattaattttagctTAATCAAACCACAACAAGTGATATACTTCAaatattaaaatggaaaaattatAGTTGGTTATGTCATTCATGTTCGGAAAATTGCGCTAGCTTCATCGCATTACGTCAACATGTACAGGAAAAGCACGATACTATCAATTATACTAGCTTGCAATATGAATGTGCGGATTGCCACAAAATGAGTGCCAACTATCATAAATTTATTAATCATGTACGTTTTCGACATCACACAGCATTGAGATTGCGTTGTGATGTATGTGATATTCCGCAAGATAATTATACACAATTAGCTTACCACAGACAGTCGATGTGTAGTGATGTAGCAGAATTATATCCATTGGTGGATTTATGTAAAATATGTGGCAAAGGTTTTCACGATTCTCATGCAACATCGATGCATGCGCGTTTGCAGCATAACAATGGGGAAAAGAACAAAAGTATACTGCATTCATGCAGTCAGTGTAAGAAACAATTCAAAAGGACTTCAATATTGAGAGCACATGAAAAATTACATTCTGGAAAGTTATGATACTAATATGAGGAGCCGTTCAGTAAAGATGAAAGCACATGattaaccgtcctgtgcatagCTGGGTACCCgcgtaccttttgcatattcaaaagccatttttaataaatctacaaatagaaatgagttaaaattttgtggcatcgtatgggaataagttttctacaaaaaggagagaattttttcaaatataatttcataaagatgatttttttaataaattagttttttattactagttctcatggttGGGTACCCAGGTACCACTCGTAGTTCTCACATTTTtacgtaatctacaaatagaaacaagtaaaacttttgtggcatcctatgggaataactttctacaaaaaggagagacaattttttcaaatatactttcataaagatggttttttaataaattagttttttatt contains:
- the LOC137248392 gene encoding zinc finger protein 723-like isoform X2 — encoded protein: MADLCRLCAAVYKKEMLDTITINMCQKLSECLGIEICQPGDELPKRACKRCATRLQDTYEFFHRIKESQESLNLLYGVSNDSSTDETNRLNKNQFSIIDRVSDVAVETSDQEIILSDTADFVLEGNVAAQNENSDEVNCELYRVMKSDEDNLIESFIIQNESNNGEELLSEQDDDNEVIETHIFKDDGETLLESYQNYEEYEGTDIGMPDNSETAVIQIIPQSQTATKDPQLNQTTTSDILQILKWKNYSWLCHSCSENCASFIALRQHVQEKHDTINYTSLQYECADCHKMSANYHKFINHVRFRHHTALRLRCDVCDIPQDNYTQLAYHRQSMCSDVAELYPLVDLCKICGKGFHDSHATSMHARLQHNNGEKNKSILHSCSQCKKQFKRTSILRAHEKLHSGPKEFVCEICDRKFRHKNNLDTHFYTHINDKVFKCKVCMKSYKTPVSLEKHQLIHKDIKEFTCDHCDKKFRTKDQKDSHERIHTGEKPYKCTVCGRAYRFRSGLMSHVSMHTGQLPYSCQNCDRRFSNWSNMNKHLKRCKSRKDKGGELDA
- the Ada gene encoding adenosine deaminase-like protein isoform X1; protein product: MVNLPYIKLRRKVELHAHLNGSLSTESIKELGKKLYGANTTAMESICKRLVDVDSLDHCFSKFPLMHELTSTKRGLQLATELVIRDFAKDNVIYLELRTTPKRNAAMSKMDYMVCVLETIIESMKTEKILVRLLPSIDRAADVAEAMDTVNLVLELLPKYDNIITGIDFSGNPKVGKFEYFMPALTKARQHHLKLAIHCGEIDNPSEIDQMIQFGMDRCGHGTFLSETQLQELGSKKIPIECCLTSNVKCRTVNGYEDHHFKHIFNSKVAPVILCTDDCGVFDTTLSKEFALAQQIYNLTNDDLDYLLMMGLENAFLENRDRIYLLKEISPPNYGI
- the Ada gene encoding adenosine deaminase-like protein isoform X2, with product MSKMDYMVCVLETIIESMKTEKILVRLLPSIDRAADVAEAMDTVNLVLELLPKYDNIITGIDFSGNPKVGKFEYFMPALTKARQHHLKLAIHCGEIDNPSEIDQMIQFGMDRCGHGTFLSETQLQELGSKKIPIECCLTSNVKCRTVNGYEDHHFKHIFNSKVAPVILCTDDCGVFDTTLSKEFALAQQIYNLTNDDLDYLLMMGLENAFLENRDRIYLLKEISPPNYGI
- the LOC137248392 gene encoding zinc finger protein 723-like isoform X1, encoding MADLCRLCAAVYKKEMLDTITINMCQKLSECLGIEICQPGDELPKRACKRCATRLQDTYEFFHRIKESQESLNLLYGVSNDSSTDETNRLNKNQFSIIDRVSDVAVETSDQEIILSDTADFVLEGNVAAQNENSDEVNCELYRVMKSDEDNLIESFIIQNESNNGEELLSEQDDDNEVIETHIFKDDGETLLESYQNYEEYEGTDIGMPDNSETAVIQIIPQSQTATKDPQLNQTTTSDILQILKWKNYSWLCHSCSENCASFIALRQHVQEKHDTINYTSLQYECADCHKMSANYHKFINHVRFRHHTALRLRCDVCDIPQDNYTQLAYHRQSMCSDVAELYPLVDLCKICGKGFHDSHATSMHARLQHNNGEKNKSILHSCSQCKKQFKRTSILRAHEKLHSGPKEFVCEICDRKFRHKNNLDTHFYTHINDKVFKCKVCMKSYKTPVSLEKHQLIHKDIKEFTCDHCDKKFRTKDQKDSHERIHTGEKPYKCTVCGRAYRFRSGLMSHVSMHTGQLPYSCQNCDRRFSNWSNMNKHLKRCKSRKDKGGEWATVT